A genomic region of Hirundo rustica isolate bHirRus1 chromosome 12, bHirRus1.pri.v3, whole genome shotgun sequence contains the following coding sequences:
- the LOC120758361 gene encoding PHD finger protein 7-like, producing the protein MCDRKQEAPAAREAGEGKALPQPGPGAVGADSVPEQRQGEAGAAQPCRSREPPSTPSGAQLGQAPAVGTPVPAMAPALQACMLCHRTEADPDMCGEKREKHGLCAHVFCLFFATLLYRQKNDRVGLMGFLPRDIQLAVRRAAEKHCCVCSRSGATIVCCEENCDRWFHLPCAKEGGCINQYITPYSSYCSEHRPEQDVQVTPEPGTECPICMEPVEERKTFQTMVCPACKRAWFHRDCIQGQAMSAGLLCLHCPLCRDSEAFTLEMFIMGIRIPFRQPTWEDNDAFADLGERHSWCNARECLYPGGREGAEEEGPWELLLCSSCAAEGTHRHCSGLRNRTHYWECDSCAGRGTGMKQSTWAALGKDRRPWCGITARGLGSSHTGLPEPVHSLRAVGTALTWPGPGALDLPASPYSQQS; encoded by the exons ATGTGCGACAGGAAGCAGGAGgcccctgctgccagggaggcaGGTGAGGGCAaagctctgccacagcctggcccaggggctGTCGGGGCAGACAGCgtgccagagcagaggcagggggaggcaggagctgctcagccatGCCGGAGCCGGGAGCCTCCTTCCACCCCAAGTGGGGCCCAGCTGGGCCAGGCACCGGCTGTTGGGACACCCGTGCCTGCAATGGCCCCTGCTCTCCAAG CATGCATGCTGTGTCACCGTACAGAGGCTGACCCGGACATGTGCGGTGAAAAACGCGAGAAGCATGGGCTCTGTGCCCACGTGTTCTGCCTG TTTTTTGCCACTCTGCTTTATCGGCAAAAAAATGATCGTGTTGGACTCATGGGATTTCTCCCTCGAGATATCCAACTCGCAGTCAGGCGGGCAGCAGAGAAG CACTGCTGCGTCTGCAGCCGGAGCGGGGCCACCATTGTTTGCTGTGAGGAAAACTGCGACAGATGGTTCCACCTACCCTGTGCCAAGGAGGGTGGCTGTATCAATCAATACATCACCCCTTACAG CTCCTACTGCTCTGAGCACCGTCCAGAGCAGGATGTGCAGGTGACTCCGGAGCCGGGCACCGAATGTCCCATCTGCATGGAGCCTGTGGAGGAGAGAAAGACCTTCCAAACCATGGTGTGCCCAGCGTGCAAAAGGGCCTGGTTCCACAGGGACTGCATCCAG ggacaggccatgAGTGCTGGTCTTTTATGCCTCCACTGCCCCCTCTGCAGAGACAGTGAGGCATTCACTCTCGAAATGTTCATCATGGGCATCCGCATCCCCTTCAG ACAGCCAACATGGGAGGACAACGATGCCTTTGCGGATCTAGGAGAGAGGCACAGCTGGTGCAATGCCAGGGAATGCCTTTACccaggaggcagggagggagcagaggaagaagg GCCCTGGGAACTGCTCCTGtgctcctcctgtgctgctgagggcaCCCACCGGCATTGCTCTGGCCTGAGAAACCGCACACACTACTGGGAGTGTGACAGCTGTGCTGGGCGTGGCACAGGTATGAAGCAAAGCacctgggcagctctgggcaaGGATCGGCGTCCCTGGTGTGGGATCACTGCCCGTGGGCTTGGCAGTTCCCACACTGGCTTGCCAGAACCTGTGCACTCCTTGAGGGCTGTGGGCACTGCTCTGACCTGGCCTGGCCCTGGGGCTCTTGACCTTCCTGCTTCCCCTTACAGCCAGCAGAGTTGA